The nucleotide sequence ATGCCAAGTACTATCTGGCGGTGGTGAAATTCTACCAACCGAAACCCCGTATTTTTCAAGAAAAGAGCAACAATTAAATTGGAGACTGGGTTGTCAAGTAAAAGTAAAGCAGAATATGGAAATAGTAATCCCTGCAAGTGTACTTGGCATCAAAAAGTGGGAATGCGAAGTCGTTTCTAACCATAACGTGGCGACTTATATCAAAGAATTTGTAGTCAAATTACCTGAGGGCGAATTTTTAGACTTTCAATCAGGTTGTTACATTCAGCTAGATGTACCTGAGTGTGAAATTGATTTTAAAAATGAATTGTACAAAATTGACGACCGTTTCAAAGAAGATTATGATAAATATGGGATTTGGGATTTAACAATGAAAAACTCCGAACCTATTTTTAGAGCCTACTCCATGGCAAATCATCCAGCGGAAGGGAATATTATTATGCTTAACATTCGACTCGCTACTCCTCCTTTTGACCGTAAAGTGGGTGGATTCATGAACGTTAATCCTGGTATTGCATCTTCTTATGTGTTTTCTCGAAAACCTGGCGACAAAGTAACTATTGCAGGACCTTTTGGTGATTTCCATATTAAACCTACACAAAGAGAAATGATTTACATTGGTGGAGGTGCGGGAATGGCTCCTTTGCGTTCTCATTTATTCCATCTTTTCCATACATTGAATGAGAAAAACCGAAAAATAAGCTTTTGGTACGGAGGAAGATCTTCTAAAGAACTGTTTTACACGGAAGATTTTAGAGAAATTGAAAATGAATTCCCAAATTTTCAATACAATATAGCACTGTCTGAACCATCGCCAGAAGATAATTGGACAGGTTATACTGGTTTTATCCATAATGTGCTTTTTGAAAACTATTTAAAAAATCATGAAGCTCCTGAAGATGTTGAATATTATATTTGCGGTCCTCCATTGATGAATGCTGCAGTTTTCAAAATGCTGGATGAACTAGGAGTTCCTCAAGAAAACATTGCATTTGATGATTTTGGAGGTTAATCCCAAAATCCGCATTAGGATTTTATAATTTTTTTTCACGCTGATTTCCGCAGTTTTTAATTTATAAAACAATTAAAAATCTGTGTAAATTCGCTTCATCTGTGTCATCCGTGTTCCAATGCGTAATCTAGGTTAATAATAATTTATGAAAAGAAAAATAGTCTCTCTCTTTATTGTTTTTATACTTTTAACGGGCTGTACTAGCAATCAAAATAAAATTATTAAATTCGAAGGAAACGCACAGGGAACCACTTATCACATCACCTATCTCTCTAATGAAGGTATTCTTTACAAAACCGCTATTGACTCCCTACTAACTGATATTGATGCATCAATGTCAACATGGGTTCCTAATTCGATTATTTCCAAAATAAATAATAATGAGAAAAATGTTGAGGTTGATGACTATTTCAGAACCGTTTTTAATAAATCTGTTGAAGTATCTGAAAAAACAGGAGGCCTTTTTGATATCACCGTAGGTCCTTTGGTAAATGCTATGGGATTTGGTGCTCAAAAGAAAAACTCTTTAAACCAAGCCAAAATTGATAGTTTACTACAATTGGTTGATTATAAAAAAGTAACATTAAAAGGCA is from Flavobacterium sp. NG2 and encodes:
- the nqrF gene encoding NADH:ubiquinone reductase (Na(+)-transporting) subunit F; its protein translation is MIILSIDSTTIICSVIVFLLFNTLLVYIILYAKSKLTPSGLVKIVINEDDELETEAGSTLLSTLSNKKIFLPSACGGGGTCGMCKCQVLSGGGEILPTETPYFSRKEQQLNWRLGCQVKVKQNMEIVIPASVLGIKKWECEVVSNHNVATYIKEFVVKLPEGEFLDFQSGCYIQLDVPECEIDFKNELYKIDDRFKEDYDKYGIWDLTMKNSEPIFRAYSMANHPAEGNIIMLNIRLATPPFDRKVGGFMNVNPGIASSYVFSRKPGDKVTIAGPFGDFHIKPTQREMIYIGGGAGMAPLRSHLFHLFHTLNEKNRKISFWYGGRSSKELFYTEDFREIENEFPNFQYNIALSEPSPEDNWTGYTGFIHNVLFENYLKNHEAPEDVEYYICGPPLMNAAVFKMLDELGVPQENIAFDDFGG